The following coding sequences lie in one Microbacterium sp. XT11 genomic window:
- a CDS encoding NUDIX hydrolase has translation MTTSPETLRGARAELIAAAQRSAAWTPSFPPAAAGASAASVLVLFGRLDSVPARSDELTVAADLDVLLQRRAATLSSHPGQVSFPGGRREPGDADAVATALREAQEETGLDPAGVEVLATLDELPLAASNHVVTPVLGWWRSPSRVAAVDHAETVEVFRVPVAHLLDPSIRFTSIITRMGRTWKGPAFDVDGTIVWGFTAMVLDALFDATGWALPWDRGVERPVEV, from the coding sequence ATGACCACTTCCCCGGAGACCCTGCGCGGAGCGCGCGCAGAGCTGATCGCCGCCGCGCAGCGGAGCGCGGCGTGGACTCCGTCGTTCCCTCCCGCAGCCGCGGGCGCGAGCGCGGCATCCGTGCTGGTGCTGTTCGGCCGTCTCGACAGCGTTCCGGCCCGGTCCGACGAGCTCACGGTCGCGGCCGACCTCGACGTGCTGCTGCAACGCCGCGCCGCGACGCTCTCGTCGCACCCCGGACAGGTGTCGTTCCCCGGCGGCCGCCGCGAGCCAGGAGACGCGGATGCCGTCGCCACCGCGTTGCGTGAAGCGCAGGAGGAGACCGGGCTCGACCCCGCGGGCGTCGAGGTGCTCGCGACCCTCGATGAGCTGCCGCTCGCCGCGAGCAACCACGTGGTGACGCCGGTGCTGGGCTGGTGGCGTTCTCCGTCGCGCGTCGCGGCGGTCGATCACGCGGAGACCGTGGAGGTGTTCCGTGTCCCGGTCGCGCACCTGCTCGACCCGAGCATCCGCTTCACCTCCATCATCACCCGCATGGGACGCACCTGGAAAGGCCCGGCGTTCGACGTCGACGGCACGATCGTGTGGGGCTTCACCGCGATGGTGCTCGACGCGCTGTTCGACGCGACCGGCTGGGCTCTGCCGTGGGACCGAGGCGTCGAGCGTCCGGTCGAGGTCTGA
- a CDS encoding DHA2 family efflux MFS transporter permease subunit, whose product MTEPSRAADAPGGAIPTSTGTYSVGHKPASPWPALWALVIGFFMILVDTTIVSVANPAIKAALDPQSNNLDNVVWVTSAYLLAYAVPLLITGRLGDRFGPKNIYLIGLALFTLASLWCGLSTSLEGLVVARAVQGLGAAFMTPQTMAVITRTFPADRRGAAMGLWGATAGVATLLGPLLGGVLVDGLGWEWIFFVNLPVGVIGFVLAWILVPKLARHPHRFDVLGVVLSAVALFLLVFGLQEGEKYDWGVIWAPVSVWGLIIAGLVVLALFIVQQARTRSEPLVPLALFRDRNFSGANVAIAAVGFTVTSMSLPLMFFLQLARGLTPTEAALLMIPMAVLSGGLAPLAGKLLDRVDPRIILVPGLLCVGGALLWYSALLSVDTPIWMFLLPSALMGVGNAGMWGPLATTATRKLPPRQAGAGAGIYNTTRTIGSVIGSASIAAFMQARLEANLPGLAEAPTGIGSGGALPPQVAEGFSAGMSQTLLLPAAVMVVALVASLFLGRYATTDAGAAAAGSR is encoded by the coding sequence ATGACTGAACCCTCCCGCGCTGCGGATGCTCCTGGCGGGGCCATCCCCACGTCGACCGGCACCTACTCGGTCGGTCACAAGCCCGCGAGCCCGTGGCCCGCTCTGTGGGCGCTCGTCATCGGATTCTTCATGATCCTGGTCGACACCACGATCGTGTCGGTGGCCAATCCCGCCATCAAGGCGGCTCTCGACCCGCAGAGCAACAACCTCGACAACGTCGTGTGGGTCACCAGCGCCTACCTGCTGGCCTACGCCGTGCCGCTGCTCATCACGGGCCGCCTCGGCGACCGCTTCGGCCCGAAGAACATCTATCTCATCGGCCTTGCGCTGTTCACCCTGGCGTCGCTGTGGTGCGGCCTCTCGACGTCGCTCGAAGGACTCGTCGTCGCGCGCGCCGTGCAGGGACTCGGTGCCGCGTTCATGACTCCGCAGACGATGGCCGTGATCACGCGCACCTTCCCCGCGGATCGCCGCGGCGCCGCGATGGGGCTGTGGGGAGCGACGGCGGGCGTCGCCACGCTCCTCGGTCCGCTGCTGGGCGGCGTGCTCGTCGACGGGCTCGGCTGGGAGTGGATCTTCTTCGTCAACCTCCCTGTCGGCGTGATCGGATTCGTGCTGGCGTGGATCCTCGTGCCGAAGCTGGCGAGGCATCCGCATCGCTTCGACGTGCTCGGCGTCGTTCTCAGCGCCGTCGCCCTCTTCCTCCTGGTCTTCGGCCTGCAGGAGGGGGAGAAGTACGACTGGGGCGTCATCTGGGCCCCCGTGTCGGTGTGGGGTCTCATCATCGCGGGACTCGTCGTGCTTGCGCTCTTCATCGTGCAGCAGGCCCGCACCCGCAGCGAGCCCCTGGTGCCCCTCGCGCTCTTCCGCGACAGGAACTTCTCGGGCGCGAACGTCGCGATCGCCGCCGTCGGATTCACCGTGACGAGCATGTCGCTGCCGCTCATGTTCTTCCTGCAGCTCGCACGAGGGCTCACCCCCACCGAGGCCGCGCTGCTGATGATCCCCATGGCCGTGCTGTCGGGCGGGCTCGCGCCGCTCGCGGGCAAGCTCCTCGACCGCGTCGACCCGCGCATCATCCTCGTCCCGGGACTCCTCTGCGTCGGCGGCGCGCTGCTCTGGTACTCGGCTCTGCTCTCGGTCGACACCCCCATCTGGATGTTCCTCCTCCCCTCGGCGCTCATGGGCGTCGGCAACGCGGGGATGTGGGGACCGCTCGCCACCACGGCCACGCGCAAGCTGCCGCCGCGACAGGCCGGGGCGGGAGCGGGCATCTACAACACGACCCGTACGATCGGCTCGGTGATCGGCTCGGCATCCATCGCGGCGTTCATGCAGGCGCGGCTGGAGGCGAACCTCCCCGGACTCGCCGAGGCGCCCACCGGGATCGGGTCGGGCGGTGCCCTGCCTCCCCAGGTCGCCGAGGGCTTCTCGGCCGGCATGTCGCAGACGCTCCTGCTCCCCGCGGCGGTGATGGTGGTCGCGCTCGTCGCCTCGCTCTTCCTCGGCAGGTACGCGACGACGGATGCCGGCGCCGCGGCGGCCGGTTCTCGCTGA
- a CDS encoding amino acid ABC transporter substrate-binding protein/permease encodes MIRIPSSATQRLRALGRTAGAVALTAFLAVGALLGGANAASAADDTDAYVIGTDTTFAPFEFTNSDGELVGIDMDLLRAIAKDQGFTVEIRQLGFDAAVQALQANQVDAVMAGMSITEERQKTFDFSEPYFTSGIQLGVLENSDVQSLDDLDGKTVAVKTGTQGQTFAEENQSTYGFKITPYQDTTDMVDAVKAGQAVGYFEDFPVLAYGIQQGSGFRLVGEPELGGEYGFAVNKGQHPELVEKFNAGLANLKKSGEYDKIVDRYLSGEASEQPTDIVSVAVKYWPALMSGLGLTILATLVALVAAFVLGIVFGFGRLSGFFLFRWLSTAYVFVFRGTPILVQAFFVFFAIPQLFPGLTFNPFVAGAITLSLNTGAYMTEIIRGGIQAVDPGQNEASRSLGLGHWKTMQKVVLPQAFRIMIPSFVNQGIITLKDTSLISVIGLAELTFQSRQIIASTYLSAQVLTIVALIYFVVITLLTLLANRLERKFNA; translated from the coding sequence GTGATCCGAATCCCCTCATCCGCCACCCAGCGGCTGCGCGCGCTCGGGCGAACTGCCGGCGCCGTCGCACTCACGGCCTTCCTCGCCGTGGGGGCGCTGCTCGGCGGGGCGAACGCGGCATCCGCTGCCGATGACACCGACGCGTACGTCATCGGCACCGACACGACGTTCGCGCCGTTCGAGTTCACGAACTCCGACGGCGAGCTCGTCGGCATCGACATGGACCTCCTTCGCGCGATCGCGAAGGACCAGGGGTTCACGGTCGAGATCCGGCAACTCGGCTTCGACGCGGCGGTGCAGGCCCTTCAGGCCAACCAGGTCGACGCCGTCATGGCGGGCATGTCGATCACGGAGGAGCGGCAGAAGACCTTCGACTTCAGCGAGCCCTACTTCACCAGCGGCATCCAGCTCGGAGTGCTGGAGAACAGCGACGTCCAGTCGCTCGACGACCTCGACGGCAAGACCGTGGCCGTGAAGACCGGCACACAGGGGCAGACGTTCGCCGAAGAGAACCAGTCGACCTACGGCTTCAAGATCACGCCGTACCAGGACACGACCGACATGGTGGACGCCGTCAAGGCGGGCCAGGCCGTCGGTTACTTCGAGGACTTCCCCGTGCTCGCCTACGGCATCCAACAAGGGTCGGGGTTCCGTCTCGTCGGCGAGCCGGAGCTGGGCGGGGAGTACGGCTTCGCGGTGAACAAAGGACAGCACCCCGAGCTCGTCGAGAAGTTCAACGCCGGCCTCGCGAACCTCAAGAAGTCGGGCGAATACGACAAGATCGTCGACCGCTACCTCAGCGGCGAAGCATCCGAGCAGCCGACCGACATCGTCTCTGTCGCGGTGAAGTACTGGCCGGCGCTCATGAGCGGTCTCGGCCTCACGATCCTCGCGACGCTCGTCGCGCTCGTGGCGGCCTTCGTGCTCGGCATCGTCTTCGGCTTCGGCCGGCTCTCCGGGTTCTTCTTGTTCCGGTGGCTCTCGACCGCGTACGTGTTCGTCTTCCGCGGAACGCCGATCCTCGTGCAGGCCTTCTTCGTGTTCTTCGCGATCCCGCAGCTGTTCCCCGGGCTCACGTTCAACCCCTTCGTGGCCGGCGCGATCACGCTGTCGCTCAACACCGGCGCCTACATGACCGAGATCATCCGCGGCGGCATCCAGGCCGTCGACCCCGGCCAGAACGAGGCGTCGCGCTCCCTCGGCCTCGGTCACTGGAAGACCATGCAGAAGGTCGTGCTGCCGCAGGCGTTCCGCATCATGATCCCGTCGTTCGTGAACCAGGGCATCATCACCCTCAAGGACACGTCGCTCATCAGCGTCATCGGCCTCGCGGAGCTCACGTTCCAGTCGCGGCAGATCATCGCATCGACCTACCTGTCGGCGCAGGTGCTGACCATCGTCGCCCTCATCTACTTCGTGGTGATCACGCTGCTCACGCTGCTCGCCAACCGCCTGGAGAGGAAGTTCAACGCATGA
- a CDS encoding zinc-binding alcohol dehydrogenase yields the protein MSDKPQWLIREDASVPVLVALALRQTLGIRAPADLPSLRDLPVRAPDAVEASPALEAQWRDYWDMTVEPRAHRSDVPLELVDGFDTLVALPATGAEELAAAIAPHAASVLDYAHAAHDRYVSSVTSHTGGDSYRAYASAIAEFEREVGRRAHSFELNVQVLPLSQRGIWWIGALTVAVTDGLRRDVVAFDSAIRPVISELA from the coding sequence ATGTCCGACAAGCCGCAGTGGCTGATCCGCGAAGACGCGAGCGTGCCCGTGCTCGTCGCGCTCGCGCTGCGTCAGACGCTCGGCATCCGTGCCCCCGCCGACCTGCCCAGCCTGCGCGACCTGCCCGTGCGGGCACCGGACGCGGTCGAGGCCTCGCCTGCGCTCGAGGCGCAGTGGCGCGACTACTGGGACATGACCGTCGAGCCCCGAGCGCACCGCTCGGATGTGCCGCTCGAGCTCGTCGACGGCTTCGACACCCTCGTCGCGCTGCCGGCCACCGGCGCGGAGGAGCTGGCAGCGGCGATCGCCCCGCACGCGGCATCCGTGCTGGACTACGCCCACGCGGCGCATGACCGCTACGTCTCGTCGGTCACGAGCCACACCGGCGGCGACTCCTACCGCGCGTACGCCAGCGCCATCGCGGAGTTCGAGCGGGAGGTAGGACGGCGGGCACACTCGTTCGAGCTGAACGTGCAGGTGCTTCCGCTGTCTCAGCGCGGCATCTGGTGGATCGGCGCGCTCACGGTCGCGGTCACCGACGGGCTTCGCCGCGACGTGGTCGCTTTCGACTCCGCCATCCGCCCTGTGATCTCCGAGCTGGCGTGA
- a CDS encoding PadR family transcriptional regulator, producing MKDAALTPLGVMVLALLREGDMHPYEMARLLRQRRDDRIITVTNGTLYHTVARLNSQGLIEEVGVDREGNRPERTTYTLTPQGSSAVAEWVRTELGASGRTTQFRVALAEAHNLDRDEVVALLTARRDRLRGELDVLRDGLEGAASRGVPEQYLLEVDRHRVLQQAEVDWLDSLIPRIASPGFAWGSDPDCSLAE from the coding sequence GTGAAGGATGCCGCACTCACACCCCTCGGGGTGATGGTGCTCGCGCTGCTGCGCGAGGGCGACATGCATCCCTATGAGATGGCGCGCCTGCTGCGCCAGCGCCGTGACGACCGGATCATCACGGTCACCAACGGCACGCTCTATCACACGGTCGCCCGCTTGAACTCCCAGGGGCTGATCGAAGAGGTCGGGGTCGACCGCGAAGGCAACCGGCCGGAGCGCACGACCTACACCCTCACGCCGCAGGGCTCGTCCGCCGTGGCCGAGTGGGTGCGCACCGAGCTCGGCGCGTCCGGAAGGACGACACAGTTCCGCGTCGCGCTCGCCGAGGCGCACAACCTCGATCGCGACGAGGTCGTAGCCCTGCTCACGGCTCGGCGCGATCGACTGCGCGGAGAGCTCGACGTGCTCCGCGACGGACTGGAGGGCGCCGCATCACGCGGAGTGCCCGAGCAGTACCTCCTCGAAGTCGACCGCCACCGGGTCCTGCAGCAGGCCGAGGTCGACTGGCTCGACTCCCTGATCCCGCGGATCGCGTCCCCCGGCTTCGCCTGGGGCTCCGATCCGGATTGCTCGCTTGCCGAATGA
- a CDS encoding phosphoribosylaminoimidazolesuccinocarboxamide synthase, with translation MSIPGWRHVYSGKVRDLYASEDPGDTRILVVASDRVSAFDFALTPGIPDKGALLTRLSRWWFAQLDVPNHLADGELPASVADRAMLAQSLEMIPIECVVRGYLTGSGWVEYQESGTVCGIPLPDGLQNGDRLPEPLFTPAYKAPLGEHDENISFDRTAEIVGAERAAQLRDVSLSIYSRAAAIAEAKGLILADTKFEFGTDAEGTLRLADEVLTSDSSRYWDAESWRTGTTPAARMASFDKQIVRDWLAANWDKQGEPPALPDDVVARTADRYRELIERLGA, from the coding sequence ATGAGCATCCCCGGCTGGCGGCACGTCTACTCCGGCAAGGTCCGCGACCTGTACGCCTCCGAAGACCCGGGGGACACGCGCATCCTCGTCGTCGCGTCCGACCGCGTGAGCGCCTTCGACTTCGCGCTCACACCCGGCATCCCCGACAAGGGCGCGCTCCTGACCCGCCTGAGCCGGTGGTGGTTCGCGCAGCTCGACGTGCCCAATCACCTCGCCGACGGGGAGCTGCCGGCATCCGTCGCCGACCGCGCGATGCTCGCGCAGTCGCTCGAGATGATCCCCATCGAGTGCGTGGTGCGCGGATACCTCACCGGATCCGGGTGGGTGGAGTACCAGGAGAGCGGCACGGTGTGCGGCATCCCCCTCCCCGACGGGTTGCAGAACGGCGATCGCCTGCCGGAGCCCCTCTTCACTCCGGCATACAAGGCACCGCTCGGCGAGCACGACGAGAACATCTCGTTCGATCGCACCGCCGAGATCGTCGGCGCCGAACGTGCGGCCCAGCTGCGCGACGTCTCGCTCTCGATCTACTCGCGCGCCGCGGCCATCGCCGAGGCGAAGGGGCTCATCCTGGCCGACACCAAGTTCGAGTTCGGAACGGATGCCGAAGGCACGCTGCGCCTCGCCGACGAGGTGCTCACGAGCGACTCGTCGCGGTACTGGGACGCGGAGTCTTGGCGGACGGGAACCACTCCGGCCGCGCGCATGGCGAGCTTCGACAAGCAGATCGTCCGCGACTGGCTCGCCGCGAACTGGGACAAGCAGGGCGAGCCGCCCGCTCTGCCCGACGACGTCGTGGCCCGCACGGCCGACCGCTACCGCGAGCTCATCGAGCGCCTCGGAGCCTGA
- a CDS encoding amino acid ABC transporter ATP-binding protein translates to MSKIVVRDLHKSFGDNQVLKGIDLEVADGEVIAVIGPSGSGKSTLLRCLNKLEEPTSGHVIVDGVDLTDKSVKLDEVRQRIGMVFQHFNLFPHMTVLENITLAPVELGRMSKTEARERAIALLDRVGLKEKADARPASLSGGQKQRVAIARALAMDPEVMLFDEATSALDPEMVGEVLQVIRDLAEGGMTMVLVTHEMGFAREVSDRTVFMDGGVVVEAAPPADLFGAPKNDRLKDFLSKVL, encoded by the coding sequence ATGAGCAAGATCGTCGTGCGCGACCTGCACAAGTCGTTCGGAGACAACCAGGTGCTCAAGGGCATCGACCTCGAGGTCGCCGACGGCGAGGTCATCGCCGTGATCGGACCATCGGGCTCGGGCAAGTCCACGCTGCTGCGCTGCCTCAACAAGCTCGAGGAGCCCACGTCGGGACACGTCATCGTCGACGGCGTCGACCTCACCGACAAGAGCGTGAAGCTCGACGAGGTGCGCCAGCGCATCGGCATGGTGTTCCAGCACTTCAACCTGTTCCCGCACATGACCGTGCTCGAGAACATCACCCTGGCGCCCGTCGAGCTCGGCCGGATGTCGAAGACCGAGGCTCGCGAGCGCGCGATCGCCCTGCTCGACAGGGTCGGGTTGAAGGAGAAAGCGGATGCTCGCCCGGCATCCCTCTCGGGGGGTCAGAAGCAGCGGGTCGCGATCGCCCGCGCCCTCGCGATGGACCCCGAAGTCATGCTCTTCGACGAGGCGACCAGCGCGCTCGACCCGGAGATGGTGGGCGAGGTGCTGCAGGTGATCCGCGACCTCGCCGAGGGCGGCATGACCATGGTGCTCGTGACGCACGAGATGGGCTTCGCACGCGAGGTCTCCGACCGCACGGTGTTCATGGACGGCGGTGTCGTCGTCGAGGCGGCTCCGCCCGCCGACCTGTTTGGCGCCCCGAAGAACGACCGCCTCAAGGACTTCCTCTCCAAGGTCCTCTGA
- a CDS encoding GNAT family N-acetyltransferase encodes MTITLIRPTADLFDSWAEAVAEFGSAHIDGSGLQAPVTPDRATLDALVAKAEELADTSTEPADGLVHNDLYWIVDGGEVVGFLSFRHRLNEWLSEVGGHIGYAVRASRRRQGYASAALRLGLDRAREIGLDRVMLSCDDDNVGSYRTIEGAGGVLQDVRDQSERGHPLLRRYWIAL; translated from the coding sequence ATGACGATCACGCTCATCCGCCCCACCGCCGACCTCTTCGACAGCTGGGCGGAGGCCGTCGCGGAGTTCGGATCGGCGCACATCGACGGCTCCGGACTCCAGGCGCCCGTCACACCCGACCGCGCGACGCTCGATGCTCTCGTCGCGAAGGCGGAGGAGCTCGCCGATACGAGCACGGAGCCGGCGGACGGCCTCGTCCACAACGACCTGTACTGGATCGTCGACGGCGGCGAGGTCGTCGGCTTCCTCTCGTTCCGGCACCGCCTCAACGAGTGGCTGAGCGAGGTCGGTGGACACATCGGCTACGCGGTCCGCGCGTCGCGGCGCCGCCAGGGCTACGCGTCGGCGGCCCTGCGCCTCGGTCTCGACCGAGCGCGCGAGATCGGCCTCGACCGCGTCATGCTCTCGTGCGACGACGACAATGTCGGCTCCTACAGGACCATCGAGGGCGCCGGCGGCGTGCTTCAGGATGTGCGCGACCAGTCCGAGCGCGGCCACCCGCTGCTGCGCCGGTACTGGATCGCGCTCTGA
- the purD gene encoding phosphoribosylamine--glycine ligase — protein MKILVLGSGAREHAIILALRAEQTEHEIFVAPGNAGIAQDATPVAVDPLDGAAVTAFANENRIDLVVVGPEAPLVAGVADVLRSHGIPVFGPGKAAAQLEGSKSFAKRIMDAAGVPTGRAVRAATLAEVEAAFDELGAPHVVKADGLAAGKGVIVTSDRAEALAHAEHYLPHGPVLVEEFLSGPEVSLFFLSDGDTVRALSPAQDFKRALDGDAGPNTGGMGAYSPLPWLAEQFGSEKAFVEEVTRDIALPVIRQLDAEGTPFIGLLYAGLILTPAGVRVIEFNARFGDPETQIVLPRLVTPLSQLLFAAASGTLEDQPEPEFRDDVAITVVLASEGYPDAPQTGRPIEGLADAAAVEGVRLVHAATAGPDARGGALIATGGRVLNVVAVAPDFRTARARAYEAIAKISLDGSHYRTDIAARVTE, from the coding sequence GTGAAGATCCTCGTCCTCGGTTCCGGTGCCCGTGAGCACGCGATCATCCTCGCCCTGCGGGCGGAGCAGACGGAGCACGAGATCTTCGTCGCCCCCGGCAACGCCGGCATCGCGCAGGACGCGACTCCGGTCGCGGTCGACCCGCTCGACGGCGCCGCCGTGACCGCCTTCGCGAACGAGAACCGCATCGACCTCGTCGTCGTCGGTCCCGAGGCCCCGCTCGTGGCGGGCGTCGCCGACGTCCTGCGCTCGCACGGCATCCCGGTGTTCGGTCCGGGCAAGGCGGCTGCGCAGCTCGAGGGATCGAAGTCGTTCGCGAAGCGGATCATGGACGCCGCGGGCGTGCCGACCGGTCGCGCCGTGCGCGCCGCCACCCTCGCGGAGGTCGAGGCGGCGTTCGACGAGCTCGGCGCCCCGCACGTGGTGAAGGCCGACGGCCTCGCGGCCGGCAAGGGCGTGATCGTCACGTCCGACCGCGCCGAGGCGCTCGCGCACGCGGAGCACTACCTCCCGCACGGCCCCGTGCTGGTCGAGGAGTTCCTCTCCGGCCCCGAGGTCTCGCTCTTCTTCCTCAGCGACGGCGACACGGTGCGCGCACTCAGCCCCGCGCAGGACTTCAAGCGCGCGCTCGACGGCGACGCCGGCCCGAACACCGGCGGCATGGGCGCGTACTCTCCGCTGCCGTGGCTCGCGGAGCAGTTCGGCAGCGAGAAGGCGTTCGTGGAGGAGGTCACGCGCGACATCGCGCTTCCCGTCATCCGCCAGCTCGACGCCGAGGGCACCCCGTTCATCGGGCTGCTCTACGCCGGGCTCATCCTCACCCCCGCCGGAGTGCGCGTCATCGAGTTCAACGCCCGCTTCGGCGACCCCGAGACGCAGATCGTGCTCCCCCGCCTGGTCACCCCGTTGTCGCAGCTGCTGTTCGCCGCGGCATCCGGCACCCTCGAAGACCAGCCCGAGCCGGAGTTCCGCGACGACGTCGCCATCACGGTCGTGCTCGCGAGCGAGGGGTATCCGGATGCTCCGCAGACCGGCCGCCCGATCGAGGGGCTCGCGGATGCCGCGGCGGTCGAGGGCGTCCGCCTCGTGCACGCCGCCACGGCCGGCCCGGACGCCCGCGGTGGCGCGCTGATCGCGACCGGCGGGCGCGTGCTCAACGTCGTGGCGGTGGCGCCGGACTTCCGCACCGCCCGCGCCCGCGCCTACGAGGCGATCGCGAAGATCTCGCTCGACGGCTCGCACTACCGCACCGACATCGCCGCCCGCGTCACGGAGTAG
- a CDS encoding sterol carrier family protein → MPPKKIDTIDGRAALDAVRAAEAAGDRPARATLATAVRYLLQLLDEKAPGNSVEVRVPPFGAVQVIQGPRHTRGTPPNVIEMDAHTWIAVATGAQQWADAASSGRIHASGVRADLADVLPLRP, encoded by the coding sequence ATGCCTCCGAAGAAGATCGACACGATCGACGGGCGCGCCGCGCTCGACGCCGTGCGTGCCGCCGAGGCGGCAGGAGACAGGCCGGCGCGGGCGACGCTCGCGACCGCGGTGCGCTATCTGCTGCAGCTCCTCGACGAGAAGGCGCCGGGGAACAGCGTCGAGGTGCGCGTGCCGCCGTTCGGGGCCGTGCAGGTGATCCAGGGGCCGCGGCACACTCGGGGCACCCCGCCGAACGTCATCGAGATGGACGCGCACACCTGGATCGCGGTCGCGACGGGAGCGCAGCAGTGGGCGGATGCCGCGTCTTCCGGCCGCATCCACGCGTCGGGAGTGCGCGCCGACCTCGCCGACGTGCTCCCGCTCCGCCCCTGA
- a CDS encoding uracil-xanthine permease family protein produces MPLWKLHGDGRTVEPGAVVRPDERLNWPGTIAIGVQHVVAMFGATFLVPILTGFPVSTTLLFSGAGTLLFLLLTRNKLPSYLGSSFAFIAPITALNGGQALETPEQITQALVGVVAAGVLLAAIGFLVQAVGTGWIDKLMPPVVAGSIVALIGFNLAPAAWGNFQRQPELATVTLAAVVLFSVLFRGFLGRISVFLGVIVGYIVAVITGQVDFTGIADAAWIGLPDFHLAAVGDPSAWALVPMFLPVVLVLIAENVGHVRGVATMTDDPGINKHTGRALVADGLATTLAGGFGGSGTTTYGENIGVMAATRVYSTAAYWVAGTVAILLAFSPKIGVIFNTIPAGVLGGATTALYGLIGVIGIKIWVDNRVDFSRPVNQYTVAVSFVIAIAGFMMSWGTFQLGAIVLGTIAALVIYHLGNAVARWRKSGADDGGPIPAVGPLGGDPA; encoded by the coding sequence ATGCCTCTGTGGAAACTGCACGGCGACGGACGCACCGTCGAACCCGGTGCCGTCGTCCGCCCCGACGAACGCCTGAACTGGCCGGGAACCATCGCGATCGGCGTGCAGCACGTCGTAGCGATGTTCGGCGCGACGTTCCTCGTCCCCATCCTCACCGGGTTCCCGGTCTCGACCACGCTGCTCTTCTCCGGCGCCGGTACGCTGCTCTTCCTGCTGCTCACGCGCAACAAGCTCCCCAGCTACCTCGGCTCGTCGTTCGCCTTCATCGCGCCGATCACCGCGCTGAACGGCGGGCAGGCACTCGAGACACCCGAGCAGATCACCCAGGCGCTCGTCGGCGTCGTCGCGGCCGGCGTGCTGCTGGCGGCCATCGGCTTCCTCGTGCAGGCGGTGGGCACGGGCTGGATCGACAAGCTCATGCCGCCCGTCGTCGCCGGCTCCATCGTGGCGCTCATCGGCTTCAACCTGGCTCCGGCCGCGTGGGGCAACTTCCAGCGGCAGCCCGAGCTCGCCACCGTGACGCTGGCGGCCGTTGTGCTGTTCAGCGTGCTCTTCCGCGGATTCCTCGGGCGCATCTCGGTGTTCCTCGGCGTGATCGTCGGCTACATCGTGGCTGTCATCACCGGCCAGGTCGACTTCACCGGCATCGCCGACGCGGCATGGATCGGGCTGCCCGACTTCCACCTCGCCGCGGTGGGCGACCCGTCGGCGTGGGCGCTCGTGCCCATGTTCCTGCCCGTCGTTCTCGTGCTCATCGCCGAGAACGTGGGGCACGTGCGCGGCGTCGCGACCATGACCGACGACCCCGGCATCAACAAGCACACCGGACGTGCCCTCGTCGCCGACGGCCTGGCGACGACGCTCGCCGGCGGCTTCGGCGGCTCCGGCACGACGACCTACGGCGAGAACATCGGCGTCATGGCGGCGACGCGCGTCTACTCGACGGCGGCCTACTGGGTCGCGGGAACCGTGGCCATCCTCCTCGCGTTCTCGCCGAAGATCGGCGTGATCTTCAACACCATCCCCGCCGGAGTGCTTGGCGGCGCGACCACCGCGCTGTACGGCCTCATCGGCGTGATCGGCATCAAGATCTGGGTCGACAACCGCGTCGACTTCTCGCGCCCGGTCAACCAGTACACCGTTGCGGTGTCGTTCGTCATCGCGATCGCGGGATTCATGATGAGCTGGGGCACCTTCCAGCTCGGCGCGATCGTGCTCGGCACCATCGCCGCGCTCGTCATCTACCACCTCGGCAACGCGGTCGCCCGCTGGCGCAAGAGCGGCGCAGACGACGGAGGACCGATCCCCGCGGTCGGCCCCCTGGGCGGCGACCCCGCCTGA